GCCGGTATTTTCGCCTTCCGCGCCGAAGTTGTATCCAAAAAACACCTTGCCGTTTTCAAGGGCAAGTGCGGCTTTTTTTCTGTCTTTTTTCATGAATTTATCCTGTAAAAAACCTTATGTTTCCATTAAACTGCTCAGAGACGTAAAGGTTTCGTCAAAGCGTTGAATCCGTTTTATTCCGAGTAATTCACATCGATCATCTGTCTGCGCAGGTATGGACAACCCCTCCGACCACGGTTGCTGCGACCTTCCCGGGCAGCTCCCAGCCGGAGAACGGCGTATTCTTCGATTTCGATTTCATCATGTCCGGCTCGACAGTCCACGGCGACTCAGGATTGTACATGGCCACATCGCCGATACCGCCGACGACGAGGGCGCCGCCCTCGATTCCCAGAATTATCGAGGGTTCGAGGGTCAGCTTACGCACCGCATCGCGCCAGGAAAGAATGCCGGGAATAATAAGCTCACGGTGGATGACAGCAAGCGCGGTCTCAAGCCCGGTTACCCCGAACGCGGCATCGATGAACTCGCACTCCTTTATTTCGAGCGCGTGGGGAGCATGATCGGTTGCAATGGCGTCGATAGTGCCATCCCGCAACCCTTCGCGGAGAGCCTCGATATCATCATCCCCGCGGAGAGGCGGTTTCATCTTGTACCGCGTGTCGTAGGTGGCGACGAGCTTCTCGGTCAGGGTGAGATGGTGCGGCGTCACATCACAGGTTACATTCACGCCACGGGCTTTTGCGGCTCTGATGATCTCGACCGCGCCGCGGGTCGACAGATGGGTCACATGGAGTCTTGTCCCGGTATACTCCGCGATGGCGACATCGCGCATGATCGGCGCATCCTCGGCAAGACGGGGTATTCCCCTGAGACCGAGCTCGGCTGACAGGGCGCTTTCATTCATATGCCCGTCCTTAGAAAGATCGGCGTTCTCCTCGTGGGCGATGACCGGTTTCCCGACCATGGCCGCATACCGGAGCGCATTGAGCATGATACG
The bacterium DNA segment above includes these coding regions:
- a CDS encoding dihydroorotase; protein product: MNRKDLVIKGGYVIDPAQEIDGILDIRIRNGRIESLQSGLGTGGAEVIDASGMLVMPGLIDMHAHLREPGGEESETIMSGCEAAAAGGFTAVCAMPNTRPPADDAGRIRYILEQAHGAKARVYPVGAITRGREGKELVEMHDMAHAGAVGFSDDGSGVANARIMLNALRYAAMVGKPVIAHEENADLSKDGHMNESALSAELGLRGIPRLAEDAPIMRDVAIAEYTGTRLHVTHLSTRGAVEIIRAAKARGVNVTCDVTPHHLTLTEKLVATYDTRYKMKPPLRGDDDIEALREGLRDGTIDAIATDHAPHALEIKECEFIDAAFGVTGLETALAVIHRELIIPGILSWRDAVRKLTLEPSIILGIEGGALVVGGIGDVAMYNPESPWTVEPDMMKSKSKNTPFSGWELPGKVAATVVGGVVHTCADR